The following are encoded in a window of Arctopsyche grandis isolate Sample6627 chromosome 2, ASM5162203v2, whole genome shotgun sequence genomic DNA:
- the pins gene encoding G-protein-signaling modulator pins: MSLSASADNLTNDNQSCDGGSMCLELALEGERLCKAGDCRAGVAFFQAAIQAGTDDLRTLSAIYSQLGNAYFYLGDYNKAMQYHKHDLTLARTMGDKLGEAKSSGNLGNTLKVMGKFNEAVACCKRHLEISRELGDRLSEGRALYNLGNVYHAQGKQLGRVGQNDPGQFPQEVKDCLNQALSYYEENLALMTELGDKQACGRACGNLGNTCYLLGDFNQAIKYHTDRLQIARKFGDKAAERRANSNLGNSHIFLGQFVNAAEHYKCTLVLAQELCDVAVEAQACYSLGNTYTLLREYAVAVQYHVRHLAAAQQLGDRVGEGRASWSLGNAHAALGNHEKALYFAGKHYEISKELGDSLGVATAQLNISDLRKVLGLPPLDSPESELSEEGNSNNGSTCDAMMMSRVRRQSMEQLSLLQLTPDAKPTQAETMIMNKQQLNKKLHKGPLEDGPAESFFDLLSRCQSERMDDQRATLSQVGKENHPIKHAKQTKLQRSASNDNKNNISTHSEAMLELILDLQSERIDSQRALLNPAKKTAPPTSSPRKSKHIGEKPDDDFFDMLAKVQGARLEDQRSELPRPCATTAPNRGVTVPDEDFFSLIVRVQGGRMEDQRATVPLQENRLNNKSTENKK, encoded by the exons ATGTCTCTGAGTGCCAGCGCTGACAATCTCACCAACGACAACcag AGTTGTGATGGAGGCTCCATGTGTCTGGAGTTGGCCTTGGAAGGAGAACGACTATGTAAAGCAGGCGATTGCAGAGCTGGTGTTGCCTTCTTCCAGGCTGCCATCCAAGCTGGCACTGATGATTTGCGAACACTCAGTGCGATATACAGCCAACTAGGCAATGCCTATTTCTACCTCGGAGATTATAATAAGGCTATGCAATATCACAAACACGATTTAACATTAGCTAG GACCATGGGAGATAAATTAGGTGAAGCAAAGTCTTCTGGTAATTTAGGAAACACACTTAAGGTGATGGGAAAATTCAATGAAGCTGTTGCTTGTTGTAAACGACACTTGGAGATATCGAGGGAGCTTGGTGATAGGCTGAGCGAAGGTCGCGCTCTCTACAATCTCGGAAACGTTTATCACGCTCAAGGCAAGCAATTAGGAAGAGTTGGACAAAACGATCCCGGACAGTTTCCACAAGAAGTCAAAGATTGTTTGAATCAGGCGTTGTCTTATTACGA AGAAAATTTGGCATTGATGACTGAATTAGGAGATAAGCAAGCGTGCGGTAGAGCTTGCGGAAATCTCGGAAATACTTGTTATTTACTTGGAGATTTTAACCAAGCTATAAAATATCATACTGATAGACTTCAAATAGCGCGTAAATTTGGCGATAAAGCTGCTGAACGCAGAGCGAATAGCAACCTTGGAAATTCTCATATATTTCTGGGACAATTCGTAAATGCTGCCGAACATTACAA ATGTACTTTAGTGTTAGCGCAAGAGTTGTGTGATGTGGCTGTTGAAGCTCAAGCATGCTACTCATTGGGAAATACGTACACACTGTTGCGTGAATATGCAGTTGCGGTGCAGTATCACGTCCGACATTTAGCAGCAGCTCAACAGCTCGGTGACAGAGTCGGAGAAGGTCGCGCCAGCTGGTCGCTAGGCAACGCTCACGCTGCCTTAGGAAATCATGAAAAGGCTCTCTACTTTGCTGGAAAACACTACGAAATATCTAAAGAG TTGGGCGATTCGTTGGGTGTCGCTACTGCTCAGTTGAACATATCTGATCTGCGTAAAGTGCTCGGTCTTCCACCATTGGATTCGCCGGAGAGCGAGTTATCCGAAGAAGGCAACTCGAACAATGGCAGTACTTGTGACGCTATGATGATGTCTAGAGTTAGAAGACAATCGATGGAACAGCTCAGTCTTCTACAG CTCACACCCGATGCGAAACCAACTCAAGCTGAGACGATGATTATGAACAAGCAACAGTTGAATAAAAAGTTGCATAAGGGGCCGTTGGAGGATGGTCCGGCTGAATCTTTCTTTGACTTGTTATCTCGTTGTCAATCGGAACGAATGGATGATCAACGAGCCACTTTGTCGCAAGTCGGCAAGGAGAACCATCCAATTAAACATGCCAAACAAACTAAACTTCAACGATCGGCAAGCAacgataataaaaacaatatcag TACACACAGTGAAGCTATGCTCGAGTTGATACTGGATCTTCAATCGGAGCGGATAGATTCACAGAGGGCTCTTTTGAATCCGGCGAAAAAGACAGCTCCACCTACGTCCAGTCCTCGTAAATCGAAACATATAGGGGAAAAGCCCGACGATGATTTCTTCGACATGCTCGCTAAAGTACAG GGTGCCAGACTCGAAGATCAACGTTCGGAATTACCTCGACCGTGTGCTACTACGGCACCCAATCGAGGAGTTACTGTTCCAGATGAAGACTTCTTTTCACTAATAGTGCGCGTCCAAGGTGGGAGAATGGAAGACCAAAGAGCCACG gtGCCTCTTCAAGAAAATCGATTAAATAATAAGTCTACTGAgaacaaaaaatga